A genomic stretch from Dissulfurispira thermophila includes:
- a CDS encoding HD-GYP domain-containing protein — MVTKYREIDADSRIAIDADRLIVGERLPFDVFTKDKGIIKPLFDKGMVFTNISKEILKEKGISEVYISKEEDTTINNYLSKTADKKTSPYDDPVLFKQYSFHKEEHHQIDKSLLLPNTTINFSLFALDKFDIKTIVEALEKSPATINKSVLNITGDILIKKSDIPLYHDYLNSLLKETTLPDENRTKIKALAIKENSKIVIKDLLDDPRSGEKIKESNVLVNNMIDCLLENRDAIYSLLTLRGYDYYTYTHSVNVGALSISLGIAIDLKRDDIEKLGMGAILHDIGKSTISHEILNKQGKLNETEYRIMKNHVIEGEKLLHDHKEIPDESFDAVLQHHEKLTGKGYPFQLAGNNIKLFGRITAIADCYDALTTQRPYKPAFTPFYALSIISKETGDYDADLLKTFIKMLGKIR, encoded by the coding sequence GAAATAGATGCAGACTCCCGCATCGCAATAGATGCAGATAGACTAATTGTAGGCGAACGACTTCCATTTGATGTCTTTACAAAAGACAAGGGAATCATTAAACCCCTCTTTGATAAAGGCATGGTATTTACTAATATCTCAAAAGAGATTTTAAAAGAAAAAGGCATTTCAGAAGTTTATATATCGAAAGAGGAAGACACTACTATCAATAATTATCTCTCTAAAACTGCTGATAAAAAAACATCGCCGTATGATGATCCTGTGCTTTTCAAGCAGTATTCATTCCATAAAGAAGAACACCACCAGATAGACAAATCTCTTTTACTTCCTAATACAACGATAAACTTCAGTCTTTTTGCACTGGATAAATTTGATATTAAAACCATTGTTGAGGCATTAGAAAAATCGCCTGCCACAATAAATAAATCTGTGCTAAATATAACAGGAGATATTTTAATAAAAAAATCAGATATTCCACTCTATCATGACTATCTGAATTCTCTATTGAAGGAGACCACCTTGCCTGATGAAAACAGAACAAAAATAAAGGCTTTAGCAATAAAAGAAAATTCCAAAATAGTGATTAAGGACCTGCTCGATGATCCAAGGAGCGGTGAAAAAATAAAAGAGTCAAATGTCCTTGTTAATAATATGATAGATTGTCTGCTTGAAAACAGAGATGCCATATACAGTTTGCTTACTCTCAGGGGCTATGATTACTATACATATACACATTCTGTAAATGTGGGTGCATTATCCATAAGTCTTGGCATTGCTATAGACTTAAAAAGAGATGATATAGAAAAGCTTGGTATGGGAGCTATCCTGCATGATATTGGCAAAAGTACCATTAGTCATGAAATCTTAAACAAACAGGGTAAACTCAATGAGACTGAATATAGAATAATGAAAAATCATGTCATTGAGGGTGAGAAGCTCCTGCATGATCATAAAGAAATACCTGATGAATCTTTTGATGCGGTCTTACAGCATCATGAAAAACTTACAGGAAAAGGTTATCCTTTTCAGTTAGCGGGAAACAACATAAAACTATTTGGCAGGATAACAGCAATTGCAGATTGTTATGATGCCCTCACAACACAGCGGCCTTACAAACCTGCGTTCACGCCATTTTATGCATTATCTATCATCTCAAAAGAAACAGGAGATTATGACGCAGATCTCCTGAAGACATTTATAAAAATGCTCGGAAAGATAAGATAA
- a CDS encoding replication-associated recombination protein A, translating to MNLFDDINENLSSNAPLAFRMCPRTIDEYIGQEHILGEGRLLKRAIEADRITSLILYGPPGTGKTALARVIAAKTKSHFEWLNAATAGLEDLRKVIQNAKIRKAKGIRTILFLDEIHRFNKLQQDALLPDVEEGNIILIAATVENPFFYVNSALLSRSQVFELKPLAEEDILKVLNNAILDKERGLGNLKIVIEEDALKHIAKMSDGDARKALSALEIAVLTTPPDEKGNINITIQIAEESIQKKVIVYDKKGDQHYDTMSAFIKSMRGSDPDAAIYYLARMLYAGEDPRFIARRIVICASEDVGDADPMALVIATAALKAVEFIGMPEARIPLAQAAIYIAKAPKSNACYRAIEAAMQDIKNEQTMEVPDHLKDSHYPGAKKLGHGKGYKYPHDYGGYVEQDYLSKKKKYYNP from the coding sequence ATGAATTTATTTGATGATATTAATGAAAACTTATCCTCTAATGCTCCTCTCGCCTTTCGCATGTGCCCGCGAACAATAGATGAATATATAGGACAGGAACACATACTTGGTGAGGGCAGGCTCTTAAAAAGGGCAATCGAGGCAGACAGGATTACATCATTGATTCTATATGGTCCTCCAGGCACAGGCAAAACAGCATTGGCAAGGGTAATTGCAGCAAAGACAAAATCGCATTTTGAATGGTTAAATGCAGCCACTGCAGGACTTGAAGACTTGAGAAAGGTCATCCAGAATGCAAAGATAAGAAAAGCAAAAGGCATCCGCACAATTCTATTCCTTGATGAAATACACAGGTTTAATAAACTCCAGCAGGACGCACTCCTTCCTGATGTTGAAGAAGGCAATATCATATTAATCGCCGCCACTGTGGAAAACCCATTCTTTTATGTAAACTCAGCACTGCTTTCAAGAAGTCAGGTATTTGAACTTAAACCACTCGCAGAGGAAGATATTTTGAAGGTGCTAAATAATGCCATACTGGATAAAGAGAGAGGGCTTGGCAATTTAAAAATAGTGATAGAGGAAGATGCATTAAAACATATTGCAAAGATGTCAGATGGAGACGCGAGAAAGGCATTATCAGCACTTGAAATAGCTGTCTTAACAACTCCGCCCGACGAAAAAGGCAATATAAACATAACAATCCAGATAGCAGAAGAGTCCATCCAGAAGAAAGTCATAGTCTATGACAAAAAGGGAGACCAGCACTACGACACAATGTCAGCCTTTATAAAAAGCATGAGGGGTTCAGACCCTGACGCAGCTATTTATTATCTCGCAAGGATGCTGTATGCAGGCGAGGACCCTCGGTTCATAGCGAGAAGAATCGTAATATGCGCATCAGAGGATGTGGGAGATGCAGACCCTATGGCGCTCGTCATTGCAACAGCCGCATTAAAGGCAGTTGAATTTATCGGTATGCCAGAGGCAAGGATACCTCTCGCTCAGGCGGCAATCTACATTGCAAAGGCACCAAAAAGCAATGCTTGCTATAGGGCTATTGAGGCTGCAATGCAAGACATCAAAAATGAACAAACAATGGAAGTACCCGACCATCTCAAAGATAGCCATTATCCGGGCGCTAAGAAATTAGGACATGGAAAGGGCTATAAATATCCCCATGACTATGGTGGATATGTGGAACAGGATTACCTGTCAAAGAAGAAGAAATACTACAACCCTTGA
- a CDS encoding cysteine hydrolase family protein, with the protein MRKEALLIIDMLNDFVLEGAPLEVPETRKVIHAIKKEIETARKDGKPVIYLCDAHEIDDKEFSKFGWPAHALKGTEGAQVVNELKPQVNDIIIEKTTYSGFYNTKLNEILKNLGVDTLRLTGCVTHICIMFTASDAVLRDYKVMVVKDAVAGLSREDHEAALRIMKNVLGVKVV; encoded by the coding sequence ATGCGAAAAGAAGCACTCTTGATTATCGACATGCTTAATGATTTTGTCCTTGAAGGTGCTCCACTTGAGGTGCCTGAAACAAGGAAAGTTATCCATGCAATAAAAAAGGAAATCGAGACAGCAAGGAAAGATGGTAAGCCGGTTATATACCTCTGCGACGCCCATGAGATAGATGATAAAGAATTCTCCAAATTTGGATGGCCTGCACATGCACTTAAAGGGACAGAGGGGGCTCAGGTTGTGAATGAATTAAAACCGCAAGTCAATGACATTATAATCGAAAAGACCACATATTCAGGTTTTTATAATACAAAGTTAAATGAAATATTAAAAAATCTTGGTGTTGATACTCTCAGGCTGACTGGATGCGTTACTCATATATGCATTATGTTCACTGCATCTGATGCAGTATTAAGGGATTATAAGGTTATGGTTGTGAAGGACGCTGTTGCAGGGCTTTCAAGAGAAGACCACGAAGCAGCATTGAGGATCATGAAGAATGTGCTTGGAGTGAAGGTGGTTTGA
- the coaD gene encoding pantetheine-phosphate adenylyltransferase, producing MRLGIYPGTFDPITNGHLDLIERGLRIFDEIIIAVAPNPKKQPFFTLEERLNLIREAVKDCKNVRIEAFNGLLVDYVKNRKGVAIIRGLRAVSDFEYELQMALMNRRLDMNIETVFMMPSEEFSFLTSTIVKEVASFGGSVRGLVPDVVEKALKEKFKVIEDIVE from the coding sequence ATGAGATTAGGTATTTATCCTGGAACATTTGACCCAATAACAAACGGACATCTCGATCTTATCGAGAGGGGCTTGAGAATATTTGATGAAATAATCATTGCAGTTGCTCCAAATCCTAAAAAACAACCCTTTTTTACTCTTGAAGAAAGGTTGAATCTTATAAGAGAAGCTGTCAAGGATTGTAAAAATGTACGAATAGAGGCATTTAATGGACTCCTTGTTGATTATGTCAAAAATAGGAAAGGTGTTGCTATTATCAGGGGATTGAGGGCTGTATCTGATTTTGAATATGAGCTTCAGATGGCGCTAATGAACAGAAGGCTTGATATGAATATAGAGACTGTTTTCATGATGCCTTCAGAAGAATTCTCATTTCTTACATCTACTATTGTCAAGGAAGTTGCATCTTTTGGCGGCTCTGTGAGAGGCCTTGTGCCTGATGTTGTTGAGAAGGCACTGAAGGAGAAGTTTAAGGTAATCGAAGATATTGTGGAGTAG
- the rsmD gene encoding 16S rRNA (guanine(966)-N(2))-methyltransferase RsmD, translating into MRISGGIAKGRKVGPRKVFVKKYEDDKLRPTSAKVRQAIFNILGDKIIGAKFLDLYAGTGVVGIEALSRGAEKTIFVDNNSLRVNVIKDLLEKFGFKDRAVVIKDDAKDFLRKITQNSRLKTQDFFDIIFADPPYASGELDIVLALLDEKGILRDNGIVIAEHSSKRSMPLAAGSLKLKKTYKYGDTSLTLYKKEVKV; encoded by the coding sequence ATGAGAATATCAGGCGGCATTGCAAAGGGAAGAAAGGTTGGACCTAGAAAGGTATTTGTAAAAAAGTATGAAGATGATAAATTAAGACCTACCTCTGCTAAAGTAAGACAGGCAATTTTTAATATTCTTGGAGATAAGATAATAGGTGCTAAATTTCTCGACCTTTATGCAGGCACAGGGGTTGTTGGAATCGAGGCATTGAGCAGGGGTGCTGAGAAGACGATTTTCGTTGATAATAACTCATTGAGGGTTAATGTCATAAAAGATCTTCTGGAGAAGTTCGGATTTAAGGACAGGGCAGTTGTTATTAAAGATGATGCCAAAGATTTTTTGAGAAAGATAACTCAAAACTCAAGACTCAAGACTCAAGACTTCTTTGACATTATTTTTGCTGACCCTCCCTATGCATCTGGAGAGCTTGATATAGTTTTAGCACTTCTTGACGAAAAAGGAATTTTAAGGGATAATGGAATTGTTATTGCGGAGCATTCTTCTAAGAGGTCGATGCCTTTGGCTGCAGGGAGTCTAAAGCTAAAAAAAACCTATAAGTATGGAGATACATCTTTAACACTCTATAAAAAGGAGGTTAAGGTTTAG
- a CDS encoding DUF2301 domain-containing membrane protein: MEQWPTLEEQIEQAGIYYPRKYDITYRVGYILQSIGALGFVILYALESRLQTIPLIIFESGIALSSVFLLVWKAEIKRFILRMTFVGIALQISSIFINSINGFYAEKMFLLGLGFALVGGAGLVGKEAYCFRFNEGWLLLMIYPLAVIPNLFGFASYSYNLIVSAVIAVLQISFLRRKLSQPLLKKCEGNVCGLPETKQR; encoded by the coding sequence ATGGAACAATGGCCAACATTAGAAGAGCAGATAGAGCAGGCAGGTATATATTATCCGAGAAAGTATGATATAACCTACAGGGTAGGGTATATTCTTCAGAGTATTGGCGCTCTTGGTTTTGTTATTCTTTATGCATTAGAATCAAGATTGCAGACAATTCCACTTATAATTTTTGAATCAGGGATAGCACTTTCTTCAGTGTTTCTCCTTGTCTGGAAAGCTGAAATAAAGAGATTCATACTCCGTATGACCTTTGTAGGCATAGCCCTTCAAATCAGCAGTATTTTTATTAATTCCATAAATGGCTTTTATGCTGAGAAGATGTTTTTATTAGGACTCGGATTTGCCCTTGTTGGCGGTGCAGGGCTTGTGGGCAAAGAGGCTTATTGCTTCAGATTTAATGAAGGATGGCTTCTTTTAATGATATACCCATTGGCAGTGATTCCGAATCTATTTGGATTTGCAAGCTATAGCTATAATCTTATAGTTTCTGCTGTTATAGCTGTTCTACAGATCTCATTTTTGAGAAGAAAACTGTCTCAGCCCCTCTTGAAAAAATGTGAGGGCAATGTGTGCGGATTACCAGAAACGAAACAAAGATAA
- the purN gene encoding phosphoribosylglycinamide formyltransferase, producing the protein MLNLGVLASGRGSNFQAIIDEIEAGRLDAEIKILIVDNPNAYAIERAKRHSIEYLYINPKEFPSKDDFFIKIADELKSRDVELVILAGFMRIVRKFLIDAFPNRIMNIHPALLPSFPGLHGQKQAVDYGIRISGCTVHFVDEGMDTGPVIIQAAVPVSPDDTEDSLSARILKLEHKIFPEAIRLYAEGRLSVEGRVVKIKGYELKDEFIVNPSLR; encoded by the coding sequence ATGCTTAATCTTGGTGTCCTTGCATCAGGCAGAGGCTCGAATTTTCAGGCTATCATTGATGAGATAGAGGCAGGCAGGCTCGACGCTGAAATCAAGATTCTCATAGTGGATAATCCCAATGCCTATGCCATTGAGAGGGCAAAGAGGCACTCTATAGAATACCTCTATATCAACCCAAAGGAATTCCCATCAAAGGACGACTTTTTTATCAAGATAGCAGATGAGCTAAAGTCAAGAGATGTTGAACTTGTAATACTTGCAGGTTTTATGAGAATTGTCAGGAAATTCCTGATAGATGCCTTTCCAAATAGGATTATGAATATTCATCCTGCCCTTTTGCCCTCTTTCCCAGGTCTTCACGGTCAGAAACAGGCAGTGGATTACGGCATTAGGATAAGCGGCTGTACCGTGCATTTTGTTGATGAGGGTATGGATACAGGTCCTGTAATTATACAGGCAGCAGTGCCTGTATCTCCTGATGATACAGAAGACAGTCTTTCAGCGAGGATTCTCAAACTGGAGCATAAGATATTTCCGGAGGCGATAAGACTATATGCAGAGGGAAGGTTGAGTGTTGAGGGAAGGGTTGTGAAGATAAAAGGCTATGAGTTAAAGGATGAATTTATAGTGAATCCATCATTAAGGTGA
- the hemE gene encoding uroporphyrinogen decarboxylase translates to MNDTFLKACRGEKTEYTPVWLMRQAGRYLPEYQKVRSNVDFLTLCKTPELAAEVTKQPVDILKVDAAILFSDILIPIEPMGMKLEFSESKGPILYDPIRSDIAVSKLRRIKANDDVPFVIETIKILVKDLNVPLIGFSGAPFTLATYMIEGGSSKNYVNTKKMMYQSPELYTSLMEKITDTVINYLQAQIDAGVHAIQVFDSWAGILCPIDFEKYALPYVQRIVLAFKGKVPIIYFAFNSSAMLKLVKQSGADVLGIDWRVDISDAVNAVGNDVAVQGNLDPCTLFGTKDLIRDRVTGILQGAKNAKGHIFNLGHGILPETPVENAIAMVEAVHELSNGRLAYA, encoded by the coding sequence ATGAACGATACATTTCTTAAGGCATGTCGTGGTGAAAAAACCGAATATACCCCTGTGTGGCTCATGAGGCAGGCAGGGAGATACCTTCCAGAATATCAAAAGGTGCGTTCAAATGTTGATTTCCTTACTCTTTGCAAGACGCCTGAGCTTGCTGCTGAAGTGACAAAACAACCTGTAGATATTTTAAAGGTCGATGCTGCAATACTTTTTTCTGACATTCTTATTCCAATAGAACCAATGGGTATGAAGCTTGAATTTTCTGAATCAAAAGGTCCGATTCTATATGATCCAATAAGAAGTGATATTGCTGTCTCAAAACTTCGTAGGATAAAGGCAAACGATGATGTGCCCTTTGTTATAGAGACGATAAAAATACTTGTTAAAGACTTAAATGTGCCATTGATAGGATTTTCAGGCGCTCCTTTTACCCTTGCCACTTACATGATAGAAGGTGGGAGTTCAAAGAATTATGTGAATACAAAAAAAATGATGTATCAGTCTCCAGAACTTTATACAAGTCTCATGGAGAAAATTACAGATACTGTCATAAATTATCTGCAGGCTCAGATTGATGCAGGTGTGCATGCAATACAGGTATTTGACTCATGGGCAGGCATTCTTTGTCCTATTGATTTTGAGAAATATGCACTTCCTTATGTCCAGAGAATAGTTTTGGCATTTAAAGGTAAGGTGCCAATAATCTATTTTGCCTTTAACTCAAGTGCAATGCTGAAACTTGTAAAACAGTCAGGGGCTGATGTTCTTGGTATTGACTGGAGAGTTGATATTTCAGATGCTGTAAATGCAGTCGGCAATGATGTGGCTGTTCAGGGCAATCTTGACCCATGCACTCTCTTTGGAACAAAAGATTTGATTCGGGATAGGGTAACAGGAATACTTCAAGGAGCAAAAAACGCAAAAGGACATATATTCAACTTAGGCCATGGCATACTGCCTGAAACCCCAGTAGAAAATGCTATTGCAATGGTCGAAGCAGTGCATGAGTTGAGCAATGGTAGGTTAGCATATGCTTAA
- a CDS encoding radical SAM/SPASM domain-containing protein, with protein MEFAPKWIAWEITRRCNLKCVHCRSSSEMEVKGHPDFSTEEAFRILDDISSYAKPVIVLSGGEPLMRKDVFDIARYGTEKGLRMCLATNGTLVTDEICQNIKASGIRIVSLSLDGSTKEVHDDFRNENGAFDGTVNAARLFKKHDIEFIINSSFTKRNQEEIPKVYKLAKELGATAWYMFMIVPTGRGEDIMNELISKEDYEKILEWHYHMEKDERDMLVRPTCAPHYYRIVLQKSKEEGARFERRTLKFSTGGSKGCIAGQLICLINVDGDVLPCSYFPMSAGNIKKQTFKDIWENSELFKDLRNFKKYKGRCGSCEFVNVCGGCRARAYSVYGDYLAEEPFCGYVPLKFKEIGVPGKS; from the coding sequence ATGGAATTTGCACCGAAATGGATAGCGTGGGAGATAACGAGGAGATGCAACCTTAAGTGTGTGCATTGCCGTTCGTCATCAGAGATGGAGGTAAAAGGGCATCCTGACTTTTCAACAGAAGAAGCTTTTAGAATACTGGATGACATATCGAGTTATGCAAAGCCTGTAATTGTCCTTTCTGGCGGAGAACCACTCATGAGAAAGGATGTCTTTGACATTGCAAGATACGGCACAGAAAAAGGTCTCAGGATGTGTCTTGCTACGAATGGAACGCTTGTTACAGATGAGATATGTCAAAATATTAAGGCATCAGGCATAAGAATAGTTTCTCTCAGCCTTGACGGTTCAACTAAAGAAGTACACGATGATTTTAGGAATGAAAATGGTGCGTTTGATGGCACAGTCAATGCTGCAAGACTCTTTAAAAAACACGACATTGAATTTATCATTAATTCATCTTTCACAAAGAGGAACCAGGAGGAGATACCAAAGGTCTACAAACTTGCAAAGGAACTTGGTGCTACTGCATGGTATATGTTCATGATAGTGCCAACAGGCAGAGGCGAGGATATAATGAATGAACTTATTTCAAAAGAAGATTATGAAAAGATATTAGAGTGGCATTACCACATGGAAAAGGATGAACGTGATATGCTTGTGAGGCCAACATGTGCACCACATTATTATAGAATAGTGCTTCAGAAATCAAAAGAGGAAGGTGCAAGGTTTGAAAGAAGAACCCTAAAGTTTTCTACAGGAGGCTCAAAGGGCTGCATAGCAGGACAGCTCATTTGTCTTATAAATGTTGATGGCGATGTGCTTCCGTGCAGCTATTTCCCTATGTCAGCAGGCAATATCAAAAAACAAACATTCAAGGATATATGGGAAAATTCAGAACTTTTTAAAGATTTACGCAATTTTAAAAAATACAAGGGAAGATGTGGCTCCTGCGAATTTGTAAATGTATGCGGAGGATGCAGGGCAAGGGCATATTCTGTATATGGAGATTATCTTGCAGAAGAGCCGTTCTGTGGATATGTTCCTTTAAAATTTAAAGAAATTGGGGTCCCCGGAAAATCATAA
- the hflX gene encoding GTPase HflX, whose product MKKGLIYALQKIYRRKVPADKLITQELARYITGLSFEIGKQIGIIIDRSGSITHVIVGDAKGVFIPDLNDYPIGRKALRGLRFIHTHLSDEPLNREDITDLSLLRFDMIAAISIRDGLPYNIYVAYLMPYGSDKKYEILTSDFYRFELDYDNFIYNLEEEMDRHRFIDQRDLRERAILVSASTRPKYELEESMDELKELAVSSDVIVIDEVIQRLKEINPRYILGEGKLKEIVINAMNKGATLLIFDQDLSPSQIRAIAETTELKVIDRSQLILDIFARRAHSRDGKVQVELAQLRYMLPRLTGKGTAMSRLMGGIGGRGPGEMKLEIDRRRIRDRITRLEKELEILSEARRQRKQRRVETGIPIVSIIGYTNAGKSTLLNALTNSATFVEDRMFATLDTASRRLRFPREREIIITDTVGFIKDLPKDLMTAFKATLEELEDADLLLHLVDISNPRFEQQINSVENILEELNIKDKPKLLVFNKIDKVSKDVVENIALRYNAVAISAVRPESLGPLLKAIEHRIWETQKAEDRSPEDREQKADFYLVDR is encoded by the coding sequence CTGAAAAAAGGCCTCATTTATGCACTCCAAAAGATTTATCGTAGAAAAGTTCCTGCAGATAAACTTATAACTCAGGAGCTTGCCAGATATATTACAGGGCTTTCCTTTGAAATTGGTAAACAAATAGGAATCATTATTGACAGGAGCGGATCCATAACACATGTGATTGTTGGAGATGCAAAGGGTGTTTTTATTCCAGACCTTAATGATTATCCTATTGGCAGAAAGGCATTAAGGGGACTGAGATTTATTCATACTCATCTTTCAGATGAGCCGCTTAACAGAGAGGATATTACAGACCTTTCACTTTTAAGATTTGATATGATTGCAGCTATAAGCATCAGGGACGGCTTACCGTATAACATCTATGTAGCTTATCTAATGCCATATGGTTCAGACAAAAAATATGAAATCCTGACCTCTGACTTTTACAGATTTGAATTGGATTATGATAATTTCATTTACAACCTCGAGGAAGAGATGGACAGGCACAGGTTTATTGATCAGCGAGACCTCAGAGAAAGGGCGATACTTGTGAGTGCTTCCACAAGACCTAAATATGAACTTGAAGAATCCATGGACGAACTGAAAGAGCTTGCTGTGTCCAGCGATGTAATAGTAATAGATGAGGTTATACAGAGACTCAAAGAAATAAATCCTCGATACATTTTAGGAGAAGGAAAACTTAAGGAAATAGTAATCAATGCCATGAATAAGGGTGCAACACTATTGATATTTGATCAGGACCTTAGTCCTTCGCAGATTAGAGCAATTGCCGAGACTACAGAGTTAAAGGTCATAGACCGTTCTCAGTTGATACTCGATATATTTGCCAGAAGGGCTCATAGCCGTGATGGCAAAGTACAGGTGGAACTTGCACAGTTGAGATATATGCTTCCAAGACTTACAGGTAAGGGAACTGCAATGTCAAGATTGATGGGAGGTATCGGGGGAAGGGGACCCGGAGAAATGAAGCTTGAAATAGATAGAAGGCGCATCCGTGATAGGATAACGAGACTTGAAAAAGAGCTCGAAATCCTCAGTGAGGCACGGCGTCAAAGAAAACAAAGAAGAGTTGAGACAGGTATCCCTATTGTCTCAATAATTGGTTATACAAATGCAGGTAAGTCAACACTCTTAAATGCACTTACCAACAGTGCAACATTTGTTGAAGACAGGATGTTTGCAACACTTGATACAGCGAGCAGAAGATTGAGATTTCCAAGGGAGAGAGAGATAATAATAACGGACACTGTCGGATTTATAAAGGACCTCCCAAAGGATTTGATGACAGCATTTAAAGCAACTCTTGAAGAACTGGAAGATGCTGATCTGTTGCTCCATCTTGTTGACATCTCAAATCCAAGATTCGAGCAGCAAATAAACTCAGTCGAAAATATACTCGAAGAGCTTAATATCAAAGATAAACCTAAACTCCTTGTTTTTAACAAAATTGATAAGGTATCAAAGGATGTGGTTGAGAATATAGCTTTGAGATACAATGCTGTTGCAATATCTGCTGTAAGGCCTGAATCCCTTGGTCCGTTATTGAAGGCTATTGAGCATAGAATATGGGAAACACAAAAAGCAGAAGACAGATCGCCAGAAGACAGGGAACAGAAGGCAGACTTTTATTTGGTGGATAGGTGA